TAGCTTTCATGGATACTCACGGCCAATTAATATACACACGTACACACATGTAAGCTTTCTTTGTGAACAAGTGTAGAAATTTGCAAGACTACCACTATGTCTTCTCTACACACGTCTATGCCCATGGTCACCTATGGCCATGTGTTTTCCTCTTGATGCTCCTCTAAGCCTCCTTCTCCGTCAAGGATTAATAGTCCGATATGTACTATGCTATATTTACATTTGTGACATCCCATGTCATTGACTTACCGACCTAGAGTTGTCGATGCAACCATTTCACTTAGCCAATGTCTAGGTACATCCACACATTCATTTCATCTGGTCGTAGGGCCCTTCCCGCCGGAGCGAAATGAACAGATCGAATAAAGATCACCGCCGCAGCAGATTTGGCCGGATAAAACCATGCCAACTATAGACAAGACAACTAGTGATGCAGGTCGACAGAATTATACTCCTACTTTAAATGTAAACTGCAAGATCGCACTAAGCAACACCAATTATTATTTGGGGATCGACTTCTTCCAAGCAACGCACGTGATAATTAGGACATCTTGTCTACGTCGGTTTGGTTCCACCCAACCACCACGTTGCCCGCCCCTGTTCAATTGAGGTAGCACATTTTGCACATTTCATGCTGATTGTAGTTCCACCCAACAAAAAATGTGCTGATACACctctcattttctttttctttcgtcATTTTATTTATATACATACTTTAAAAGTTACTTACTCAATTAAAAAAAAGTTTGCCACATATTAAAAAATGTGCATACattgtaaaaaaatgtttgcacAACTTATGAAAAATGTCGATAGCATTAAGAGAAAATGTCCGTGAAATTCAATAATGTTCAtgctttttaaaaaaatgtttgtgaaatttTAGAAAACGTAAATACAATGTAAATAAATGTTTGCAGAATCTTAGAAAAAACATTACCATTTATATGAACTTCTAGACATAATAAACAAACAacttctagacaacctatttgtttatGTATATGCTGAAAATCAGCTTCTAGACAACCTATTTATTTATGTATATGCTCAAAATCAACTTGTAAATAATAACTCTGCGAAAAGTTATTATGTATATGCTCAAAATCAACTTCTAGAAAACCTATATACTTCTAGACAATCAAATTGGCATAATTTATTTAGGAACTACGTACGAATGATTGTCTAGAAGTTGATATATAGGTTGTGTTTCTTACAATCTTGTGTGCCATGCACATACATATTTTCAGTAAAAAATCATAATTTTGAAATTTTGGCTATGTTTCTCCAAAAGGAATATATGCTTGTCAATAGAAATCTCTTCCTAAGTACAGAGTTTATCGTATTTCCAACTTGCACATATCAAGGAATAGCCGGGGAATATTTTGCTCACAAGGGGTTTAAACGCACAAGAGTTGATCGCCTCCTTTATTCAAGTTGGCCGCTTCATCATTGCTCTTGCGCTTCCTACTAGAAGAGGGTGCTTCGTGTTGATTTTGAGCATCTGTAATGGCAAGATAAAATGGTAAACACACACTTTTGCTGACAATTCAATCGGTATCAAAAGATTCAGTCTATCACGACAGTTCCCGGTGCCAAAAGGTGGTATATTCAGCTCAGTAAGATAGAGAGGCACTAAAGTTACTACTTAAAAGTCAGTTTCATCAAATATCATATGTTATGGTGTGCCAACACTGCTGATGGAAGCCATGGACATGAGGAAAGTTCTCTGCAACAACAGGTGACAAGcaaaagaaactgcaagttcatTCATACCTCCGCAAGCATATGTTTGGGGTGTGGTGGGTCGCTCACACGGAGAAGTAGGTACCAACGCAGCAGGTGGCCATGGCATTTGGAAAGGGTACGCCATGGTTCGGTGACAACGGAACTTTTCCATGAGGCTTAGGTCCTTGAGATCGATGACAAAGTGAGAAAACTTGCAACTCATGCAGTAAACAATTGCCATTCCAGCAGCCACCATATGGACGCCGAACCGCCGGTTGAAGCTGTCCAGCCAGCCTATATGGCTTTGCTTCTCCAACTCCCACGCatgcccgccgtcgccgtcgttctTCTTGAGTAGCCACACTTGCAGCGTAGTCCTGCCGACGATATGCAAAAGGCAACACACACCCTCCTCGGTGTCTCCGATGGCGTATGCTCCCGGCGGCATCATCGTCTGCGTTGCTATTGCAACTGGGAGAGGGACGATGGAGAATGCCATGGTGCTGGTGTCGAGCAAGAGCGAGGAGTTCCGGTCATATCTCCAGAAGATAAGCCCGGCCGCCGCAGCGAGCATCGGTCGCATGCTCTGCGCATGCGCAGGCATGCGGATGCCGTCCACCCACGGGTGGATGCCCCACTCGGCCGTGCAGGAGGCGTACTCCATGGCTCGCAACCTTTGGTCGTCTCGCTGCACGGTGACCACGCGGAATTCTCCATGGCCGTCCAGCAAGCAGTCCCATATGTACTCCGCTGCTCCAGGTGGTAGTGGTACAGGGAGGAGTGGTTCGTCGTTCCGCGGACGGGGCACAGCGACGTGCCGGTGGGAGACGGGGTCGTACAGGGAGAGGGAGTCGCCGCCTCGGCAGAGGAGGAGGCGCCCGTTGCGGCAGTCCCGGAAGCGCCACGCGGGGTCGTCCTCAAGGCGGGTGAGCAGGAAGTCGCCCCCGCGCGCGGCGGCTTTGAGGTCTGGGTCGGAGCGGACGGCGGCCGCGGGGTGGAAGATGGGGAGCTGCTGGAGGTCCGGCTGGGAGGCGAAGAGGCCGAGGATGGGTGACCGGGGGTGGAGCTCGCGGAAGCGGCGGAGGAAGGGGGAGCTTGAGGCGATGCCGCGCCAGCGGCGTGAGGCGAGCGCGGCTCgagcgagggaggccggcgacGGGAGGCGCAGCAGGATGTCCTCGATGTTGTCGTCCTTGAGGGAATcaatggtggtggtggcggctggGCTAGTCTCTGAGGGCTCCATCAGCCGTGTAGCGCGGCGTGGCGGAGCAGCTGAGCTGAGGATCCGCCGGCCGTGGATGTGGTGTGGGTCAGGGCGGAGGCACGAGGGGATTCAGTCCTTAGAGCTTCTATTCTTTTTTGCCACCGAAAAAAATTCTTTATTGCCAGCGAATCGACGGCAAGAAGCGGCCGTTCATACTTATTTAATTGGGCTGAACCAACGGGAAGAAGTCTCATGCATTGCCCATATCAAAAAttgtttttttctttcaaaatttttttttttttgctttttgtcaCTTGTGTTTATCGGTTCCCCTCGTCTTCGGTGGATCCTAGGCACTGGGCAGCGTGAAATCCACGGATTATAAGTTGACTATATAATTTTTAGTCTCTAATATCACAACAAGTTGGTATGTGAATACAATGACAGATCGCGAGGGCAATGCTGCATGTAATAAACAAAATCGATTCTATCAATAACCTCTTTGCTTTCCCGTCCCATGGTTAATGATTGGTTTTGGTGTCTTGCGACTCGTGAGGCGATATTTCTTATCAAGGGTTTTCACCATCATCGTACCCATCTCCCCACCATTGATCGTCGGCGTCCTCAGTCGTTAGGGTTTCCATCATAAACCTTTTTGTGTGTGCTAGGGCATGTGATCGTACACCACTCACTACTAGAAATTTCGTATACGCCGGGTGTCATGGTCTTCGTCGAGAGCCAAACCACAGGCACTCGGCAAAGTAAGAGACTCCGAGCGTGACTCCCGGCAAAAGGAGCATCTCGGCAAACACATGATAATGCCGACAGTAGGCCTCGGCAAAAAGGCAACACTCGGCAACGGCACTATTTGCCAAGAACCAAGTGGCCACCACACGGCAAAGTTTTGCCACGTGGCACATCCGGCAGCAAATAACGGCACGGTCATGGTTGCAACTATTTGCcaagagtggctctcggcaaagattTAGTCCCAGCTCGCCTACCGACAAGCAGAAAGACATGTTTAAATAGTTCAATAATCCAATCGCATTAAGCTTCGATCTTCATTATTAAGAATACGTATTGTCACTATGAATCTTCCTGTTCCGGACAGAGAAAATTCATATTGATAGTCCGTATTCTCAAGAATGGATGCTGGTGTTTTTTATAAATTTATGATCCAACCACGCCTTTACcaagagcagctctcggcaaagcaATTTTTACCAATAGAAACTCTCGATAAAGATCAGGCTCTCagcaaactttagtcccacctcgctcagAGACAAGCAACATGACCTGTTTAAATAGTCAGATAGTCCAGATGCAACAACATGACCTGTTTAATTAGGCGAAAGTACCTCGGTGGCATGCCTTTTAAATCCTCGGAAAATCGTACAATGGTAGGATTTCTCGGGATCTGGCACGGTGTCATCACATGGCCCCTGTAGGTTGTGATAAAAGTTTGGGCGCGTTTCGAATAAGCCTCCCCTGAGGCCGCTTATAAACCTCACCGTCTCGGAGCTAGTttctgggtatcgagagggaacgtgtccggtttgtgcaggaagtgcggggcATGTTGCTTCGTTGGCCTCAAAACTTCTCATGCTCTAAAAGGAGGCAACCACATGACACGTTCCATGCCCCCGCATTTTTTGGGCACGCGTGCAATATTCGAGAAATTTATTGCTCTGCTAGGGTTTCATCCCTGGAAATTCCAGATCAGCAAGGCGGCACATAAAATCATGCCATTGAGTCCAACGACCTACATTCGCGACGACCCTTGGTCCTCCACCATGGGGGATGCCCCAACGTGCTCTGACTCCACGATCGCTGGTTTTACCGACTACACCTCTGAGTAGTCCACCTAGATAGTTTGGCGTTGATTTAGTGATATAGATATGGACTTAGATTGCCACTTGCGATGCTTTTGATTGTATGAGTGATGAACGCGTACGTGAATTATGTATGATGTGATATTTTAACCTTGCattccttctctccctctttttctcTATCTTTGTAGATGAAGAGTTATGCGATGTACAGAGGTAGATGTCCAGGAGTCTATGATTCATAGTCTGAATGCAATGAACAAGTGCTTCGCTACGAAGGCAGCTCCCACGACTCGTTCAATAGCAGAGAGAAGGCGGAGTATCGTTACAATCAGTATGTGCATAACCAGAAGAGAAAATCTGAATTAGTGGGTTTAGTGGATGTGCTAGCCAGGAACGGCTTATCGGGTTCAGTGGATGGAAGAACTTGATAATTCTCCTTCAGTTCGTGATAATTGTGTTGTTGCTTTTATCATGTGGTCGCATGTAGACATGTATTGACCACTTTATTGTTTAGTAAGTAGGCATTTGTACCAAAGAGCTACCTTGTGATTTCAAATGAAGTTTGTGTGAACTATTTTATATAATGCTTATGTGAGTTTGTTGTTAGACACGGAGACTTGAAATGCATGTTTGTGTATTGTATATCTATTTTTGCTGCAGGGATCTGAGGGAAAAGCAGTAGAAAATGGTCTGGGAACGGATCTTTACCGAGTGCGGCTCTCGGCAAAGTGGCATGTGTTGGCAGTTGGTTGTTGCAGTTTTGCCGAGCGCGGCTCTCGGCGAAGAGCTGACGGAACCAGCGGACATGAAGTCACTTTGTTTTGCCGAGAGGCACTGTTTGGCTCTCGGCAAACTCTTTGTCCAGTGTCCGTGCCCTGGCTCTCAGCAAATTCCTGTTTGTGTGAGAGGTGTATGCCGGGTGGCCTTTGCCGAGTGCAACTCTTGGCAAAGGCTTTGCCGACGGTTATTGGTCCTTTGTCGAGTGTCCGTGGCACTCGGCGTATATGTCGATTCCAGTAGTGACTTGCTCTTCTCTAGTTTTTGTTATACGTTTTTCGTTCAGGTGTCGAGGCGGCGGAGATGGGAAAGGTAGAATGCATGTTGAAGAGCATGAAGCTCTTGGAGAGGGAGAGTAAGGGCATCGAGATTGGATGAGCTGGATCTGATAAGATGGGAGTGATGGAACTGCAAGCCATGCTAAGCTCATATCGGATAAACCTGTCTTTGTGGAGGACATGGTGAAGACCTTGGGCAGGATTTGGTGCCCAATGAGGGGCATGGAGTGCAAAGAGGGGACGGGGATCCAGTGACTTGCCTCTTCGCAGTCACGGCGTAACATGCGCCCACCCATCTATCGTCCGTTCCTAATCGAAGGGAAACCAACAATTTAAGGCCAAAACTGCCCACTTGGCAACACACTGGTTCACCAGGGTGGAAAAACAATTCAGACTTGGCCTTTTATCAAGCATTCGATGGTAGCAACTGGCAAACAACAGCGGCCACAAATTAGCAGGTTTAGCCAGATATAATTAGCTCATGAGGCTATAAGCTCCTTGCTTGTAAATGATGTAGCCATGTTCAATGAATAAACAAGATTTAACTGTCAAAAAAATACAATGGTCTGTTTGTCAAAATAGAATATGCATCCTATTTGTCGAATATGTACTCATTCTCAATGAGACCTGGCACAGATCAAGCATGCATCAATCAGTTCATCAACACATTCATCCATCATCCCTCATTAGAGAAGTTAAAAAAAGATTCATACTTGCACATCTTTAGGCAGACGACAATACAAACAAAAACACTCAATCTTCAGCACATTAGAGATTAAAACAGCGGAATTAGTTAACATGGAAAGAAACAACAATCCAACAATATTACTCAACACAAGCACTAATAATACTCAAACAAATTACAGGCTACTGCTAGCAGTACTCAACATGCAAATTGTGCAGCAACAAGTCTTACTACTGAACAATCATAGGAGTACACAAAATAGGACATTTTACTTGTACACTTAGGCCACAAAAGACTATTGTTAGCCCCAAAAGACTATAGTTAACTTCGTCCAAAGTACTACTATCTAACAGACTTGCACATGCTGAAACAAATCATGATCAATCGTGCTCGATTGAACGTAATAATCATCTGAACATTACAATTGGTTCTTGTTTCAGCTCTAAAATGTTTTGGCCCACGATCGGTTTGCCCTTTCCTTCTATGACCCTCATTGGAACAAACCAATCTACATGAAGTCACCTTTCCATAAAATTTGCTTTTGTTGGTGCATCTTTTCCTCACATCAAAGCCTCATCTTGTCAATTTTACTTGTACAACTTTTTCTCATCTTGTCAATTTCTGCCATTCCAAAACATTCACAATTGTAGAACACTGAAATTCTGTAAAATTTGGCAACGGCACATGTAAATTAATGGAATAATGGTAGAAACAAAGTACTCAGAATTACACAAGTTTTGAAGAAATCAAGATACATATGCTCTTCTCAATTTCTGCCATCACAAAACTCAGTTATAGGCGCCTTGTTACATATAAACATTTGCAGTTACATAACCATTAATCTCAGAATTAGAGGGAAGAACTAACAAATTGAACAtcaccaacgacaacacaacactAACAAATTCTGCATTACAATAGTTTTCACAGCACTCAAAAACGGATTCTGAAATTGCAAAGATTTGCCACTGTCGTGGATGTAGCATCTTCAGTACCGGCCACCTCCTCGAACACTGACGGCGAGTTGATCCTCGGCAGCTACTACCCGATACCCAAGACGGCCTAGCACTCCTTCCCGGCCCGCAGTAGCGTTCCTCCTTCCCCCGCGGCGGCGCGATGACCTGTCCACCACGGCAACGCTGCTTTCACGGCGCACAATAGCGATCCTCCTCGGCCCGAAGGCTGCGTGGCGTTGCACGGCGCTTGGCTGCTCGGAGCTGGCTCTCCGCGGCCGGCGAAGCACCGGGAGCACAAGAGCCGTCTTGCGCAAACCCCCTTTCCCGGCCTGAATTTGACGATCGCTTTTCCCCTCAGCTGCGCTGGACTCGTGAGATGGTAAAGTGTTGGCTTTTTCACTATGGTCGATGATATCCGTTCGATAGAGAACGAACGACAAATGGGTGGGTTGTGTGGGTGAATGTTACGCCGTGACTGCCAAGAGGCAAGTCACTGGATCTGGTCCGCAAAGTGATTGGGGAGAGCATTTTCTTGTTTACCTTTGGACAAGAGTGAGGGAAGAGGATGGCATTAGAAGGTGGCTCGTGGGAGTTTGGCAATGATATGCTAGTTTTTGAGGACTTTGTTCCACACAAGTGTATTGCGGATTATGCGTTTGATACCATCATAATCTGGGTCTGTTTTTTGAGGTTGCCTTTGGGCTGATGAGTAGAGATGGTGGTGAATCAATCAGGAATCGGGCACCATACAACCGAAAGAGATAGTTAGAAAAAGTGAAAGCGGCATTTGTGTTTATCTGGAAATATGTGACATAGGTAGATCGACCTCCATTATGCATCTGATCAACCAATTAATCAAAGGCGATGTGATATGAACATCTATAATTATTTCATGGATCTGACTTTTTTTCTTCGGAGGTTGGATCTGACTGTTAGTGTACTAGTGTTAATCTTTTTTGAAAGATTCGGTGTACCAGTTAATCGTAATTGATCCTACGATAGGAATGGTGCAAGTATTGTTCTCTACACTACAAAAAGAGACAACTACCTAGATCTGCATTTGAGATCATCATTACAAATTTACAGTAAGTAATTTGGTGATTAAGGGGGCTGATGAAAGATGCATGTGATCCGCAAGCAAGAAATGATTCGATCGGTCTCTGGGTCCACACTCGGGTCTGTCCTCCCTGTAAATGAACCTCTACTTCCTGTGAGCTTCCTCAAAGTATGGACGGACGCGGGACGCCAGAGATCAGTGATCGAGAGTGCCAACTGAAGGCCGTCATAAGTTTAAACTTATTCGCAGAGCTTCCTGTGTTTAGTTGAAGTTATATCATTAGCAGTGCTCGTTGTTGATCAATGGCTTAATTGTAAAAAAAATGGTACGGACGACGTGAATGGGTCCCACCCACCAGAGAAGGAAACAATGGAACACTCGGCAGACAGATCAACGAacgcacgtactccctccgtctaggtgtgtaagtcatcttacgaaaaccaaatagtcccaaaacacttaggcacggtacattaactccctcctcgtttcttgttttgtgacatatcaaccaataaaagatgtgggccgtgcatactttcaatgacttgagactatcaaacatgacatgcagtggttagttcattgcatgcaatgctattaattagcaaaaagacattaagttttctcgttttcttctccgccTTGATCACGGTGCAcaatgtaagatgacttacacacctagacggagggagtactatgttagTTGCACTAATCGTGTAAAGGTTTCCAGCAGATGGCACTCACGTGAGGTGAGCGAGCAAGGAGGCTGTAGCCATCCAGCTATGGAAACACGTGTGAGATAGCTGCCATGCCGCGAATGAAACAAACATATGGAATAAAACTTTGCAAGTGCATCTTCAACGCTGACCCTCAAATCGCCTGCATACGTTTGCACCATGTAGTTTAGACCGCGAAAGTTATCCAACGTGGATCTTTGTCGGTCCATTTGGCTATCCGAACGGACTTTCTCCTACAAAGTGTTGACAAAGTTGGGGGAGGGGGTTGTGGGATTCCGGACAACAGCCACGTTGGACTCCGACAACCCAGGCCCACTAGATCCGCCCTCCCGCTCTCATTTTCTTCCAGTTCTCCTACTTGCTTTGCATCCGCACCCTCCATCTTCGCCGCTGCCGTTGTATCTCCTCGGCCGCCGCACAAGCATTTTCGGACGTTTGCAACCAGCACCGACGCGCCCGCTCGCCTTTTACGACAGCGTTGTTTACCCTGGTGCCGTTTGTACCCAGGTACACTCCGCCAGCCCATTGACGACCTCCATGGCGGCCACCACACCCGGCAGGTGTTCGTCAtatgccattgagcttattttcagATGCCATGTCGCTTTTTTGGAGTAAGAATGAAGGCGGGGTACTTGACCAtgaaggatgagttgttgtgcgatgtgTTGGCCGTATCAGCGGATTTCGTAGGCAGGAGCTGAGGGGGGGGCCTTCTGGCAGCAAGTGGATGAACCGTTTCACGAACGAAAGCACATTGCACCCTACGACATGCACATCATTCATGATCGCAATGTGTGGTCGTTATCATAACTATTGTACGCCATCCAGACCATCATAACCAAGTTTTGTCACGTAGTTGCTCAGCTGAAGGTAAGGTGACTATTGCACACGGCAGAGAAAGAGATCATGAGtttgcttcttcttcctcatttGTTGATTGAATCATTCATTCACTCAAGCATTTTGTAAACTCTGCGATTAATTTCATTCGCTTGTAAATAATTGTACAAGACCAGAGCACCCACGTCACATGCTCACTCTGTTTTGTTCATGTCGGCTACGTAGCGTATGTGCAGGATCGAACAGAATAAAACCTTGGCTAACATAACAAAAATCCTACACCTACGAAACCCTACGTAACACAGTTACGTAATATTCCTCTAAATTCTCTTCTCCCCCTGAACCTCACCCTCTCCCTTATTCCAATCAAATACTGCCAAGTCATACAAGCACGTACGTAAAATATTtcatggatgtagcattgctcttaACTTAATCACCATGAATTGATGCATGCACGTGCAGCGCTTTCATATGGGAAGATGGTTCCACTGCCAGTGTGTTCAGGGTACTAGACGCTGCCCCGCGCGTGGCTACGGCAATTTTGTTGTTGTAGAAGACTAAAATTAATGCAAAAACAAATATAAATGTCTCTTACATGAATTAATTCTCTAGAAAAAAATTCATGCATGAGGTGGTATGTTTTGCATGAAGAGATTAACGGAAAAAGGAACTTATGACTCCATGCATGACTTGGTGATGTCGCATTGTTGCATGGAGAGAAAAATTAGATAGTAAATTGTAGCTATTTAGCAATAGAGGGTGTCTCGCAAGTTGTTAGTTTTGTGTATCGCTGATACGGTAAACAAAAAAACTCTGCTCTGGGTTACCTCGACAGAAAAATACGGAACAGCTTTGTACCCACTATTTGAAACTTTTCTTTCCACCTGACTAATGTTCTCTCAAAATAAGTATCTTAACTTCAGTATAATTTTATagcaaagttagtacaaagttaagacacttatttttaAAATAAAAGAAGTATATGAGAAGATCTATTGTTTTCTTTGTGCGCACAAGAAAACAACTAATATAGCGTACGCGCTTGGATGCCCCGTGGGCTACATACAAGCAGTAGGCAGATTGACGAAGATCATCCTCCAACGAGGAGCGTCTATATACCACAAATGCTAAGGCTCTCTCATAGCAGttgctaagagcaactctagcagaccccgtatccCGCCCCGACtcgtaaaataaccgccaaaatgcgggtcgggTGGAAAAACCagcccgatcagaccccgcattCCGCCCTGGCCTGCAAAAAAATTTagggggcgcggcaaaatcccgaacccaacccgggaaaacgcggGTTTACCCCTCGCGGCTGCAGTGCCCTGCATATAAGCGGGTTGGTGGGAGGACATTTCATCCTGTGCTTTCTCCCACCAACCGGTTGGTGGGGGGACATTtcacctctcctctcccccctcgcgccgccgccggccgccgcccaagattccggcgaCCGCAGTCGGCAGGAGCACGCCGGAAGGCCGCCACGCGCACgaggcctccccccccccccccccgcgtcgacgggccgccggatttgcagatctgcggcacttcatcgcgggccgccggttgctgccccaagcaatggagtggtcggggagcctctcccgcagcccaggcaagggcgcatcgccgcatgcaggtacgggttcgtccgcccgccgccgccgaaagtttgcgggcatggactcgtccggccgtccaccgggctcggcgctcgcgcaacgtctttgtggcttgccgatgccgctcatagagTGTGACGACTGCACGCAGAAAGTGCTGCGGCTCacttcgggcacgccgaagcaccccagatgggtgttcttcaaatgcgaaaacgacgggggtacgtgcacttgcggtagctcGTTTCATAGTTCATTCTTTAGTTCAATTGCGGTAGCTCACTTCGAGCTTGCTCATTCTTTTGTGTAGgacgatggatgctcattttggttttgggaaggccaatacattgatttgttgatagaaagaaacttaatagatgttagtgcactccttagtagaatcgaaggcaatgatgcggctgcatgtgcaactagaggggaagcaacatctacttcttccgaaccaaagatgaagaaagaagaatgcaaaatcaagaacccatagatcaacaacgaatgcatggagaagatattagtccaactagtgagagcagttatggaagttgaaaatcttctaaaatgcatacttgtagttcttgttttctttggtcttgctattctagcaaagatttggtgatgtcttTTGTATCCAATGTTGTTAATAAAGCAAAGCAATGCAATATGCTAGATCAAATTAAGTTGCAAATTTAAGTTTTGCGGGCCGGGAGGAGCTGCGCCAGATTAGACGCCGCAATCccaacccgtaaaaaagcatattccgggaatatccttttttacgagtccattatgcggggtctgcatctgcggccgtccgcgccggcccgcaaagacgtttttccgcgaactgcaaaaACGTTTTGCGAGTCAGGAGgatgcagggtctgctagagttgctctaaggctCCCATCACGCACTACAGAAGGAAGATAGGCTGCCCCACTAGATATCTAGTGAAGCGACCATGAGATCAGTTTAGGAACGGTTCCTAGCCGGATTTAGGGAACCTTTTAGAAAGTTTTTGCAACGtcttttttttttccttgtttctcctttttttatttttttattttctttgcacaatGTTGTTTTTATTTCGTATATTATTATTTCCTTTTCTTATTTCTTAAATTTATATATTCAAAATTTGTTAAcaaaaactataatttttttgttaGAATATGTTAtcgttttaaaaaaaatgttaccgttttccaaaaaaatcacaaataattttcaaatattcACATAATATTCAAAAAATCGAAAAAAAGGAGGAACATGTTTAAAAAATCTCACATATTTTTTGAATTATTAAACATTTATTTGGAACATGTGAACAGTTTTGTAttcttaacatttttcaaattcttgaaattttttgtaatctgaattcacaaatatttttataattcatgatttttttaatattcattttttttaaatcagTGACAAAATTTTCAATTCGTGAATATGTTTTGAATCTCCAACATTTTTAAAAATCCGTAAACAATTTTT
This DNA window, taken from Triticum aestivum cultivar Chinese Spring chromosome 1D, IWGSC CS RefSeq v2.1, whole genome shotgun sequence, encodes the following:
- the LOC123157305 gene encoding uncharacterized protein, which codes for MEPSETSPAATTTIDSLKDDNIEDILLRLPSPASLARAALASRRWRGIASSSPFLRRFRELHPRSPILGLFASQPDLQQLPIFHPAAAVRSDPDLKAAARGGDFLLTRLEDDPAWRFRDCRNGRLLLCRGGDSLSLYDPVSHRHVAVPRPRNDEPLLPVPLPPGAAEYIWDCLLDGHGEFRVVTVQRDDQRLRAMEYASCTAEWGIHPWVDGIRMPAHAQSMRPMLAAAAGLIFWRYDRNSSLLLDTSTMAFSIVPLPVAIATQTMMPPGAYAIGDTEEGVCCLLHIVGRTTLQVWLLKKNDGDGGHAWELEKQSHIGWLDSFNRRFGVHMVAAGMAIVYCMSCKFSHFVIDLKDLSLMEKFRCHRTMAYPFQMPWPPAALVPTSPCERPTTPQTYACGGMNELAVSFACHLLLQRTFLMSMASISSVGTP